The Solanum lycopersicum chromosome 6, SLM_r2.1 genome has a window encoding:
- the LOC138349109 gene encoding uncharacterized protein: MVRTRATTTPTPTPDRQETTEPATGAVARGRTAARGRGRGRGRTSSRGRGRAPSPSGTRAVTPPPTEEVIREGEDGVNEQVQNEEMPPQPTPEMINQVLAYLSGLSDQGQTPPVFSAPAPQAPEVQHAATMAPRMDVPLEIGTFPRLTTGPIMTSDQHELFSKLLKLKPPVFKGAESEDAYDFLVDCHELLHKMGIVERFGVEFVTYQFQGNAKMWWRSHIECQPIEAPPITWASFSSLFMEKYIPRTLRDRKRDEFLSLEQGRMSVNAYEAKFRALSRYATQLCFSPQERIRRFVKGLRSELRISALQVAATAKSFQEVVDFVIEVEGVKPDDFTTTSTSKRLRKGGEFNGSYTRGQGSGSYSVRPIQSSLQTVVGGPPQTGQHFSEGPMIDSRECYGCGEIGHIRKNCPRQSYRPPIARGRGGHGRGRYSGGRGGRGNGGHQNGRGNGKTGATTSQHGRGNGQTNDRAHCYAFPGRSEAEASDAVITGNLLVCDCMASILFDPGSTFSYVSSSFANGLNLHCEFLDMPIRVSTPVGKSVVVEKVYRSCVVNFVGSNTYVDLVILAMDDFDVILGMTWLSPQFAILDCNAKTVMLAKPGIDPLVWEGDYTSNPVRIVSFLRAKKMISKGCLAFLAHLKDDTTQVPSIESVSVVREFLDVFPADLPGMPPDRDIDFCIDLEPDTRPISIPPYRMAPAELRELKAQLQELLNKGFIRPSASPWGAPVLFVKKKDGSFRMCIDYRQLNKVTIKNKYPLPRIDDLFDQLQGACVFSKIDLRSGYHQLKIRATDVPKTAFRTRYGHYEFVVMSFGLTNAPAAFMSLMNGIFKP; encoded by the coding sequence atggttagaactagagcaacgactacgccaacaccaacaccggacagacaagaaacaactgagccagccactggggctgtggctcgaggaagaacagcggcaaggggccgtggtagaggtcgtgggaggacgtcctctagaggaagaggacgagcaccgagcccatctggtactagggcggtgactcctccaccgactgaggaagtgataagagagggggaggatggggtgaatgaacaagtgcaaaatgaggaaatgccaccccaacctaccccagagatgatcaatcaggttctggcttatcttagcgggttatctgatcagggccagacacccccagtgttttctgcaccagcacctcaggctccggaggtacaacatgcggctactatggctccccgcatggatgttccattggaaataggcacgtttccacgtctgactactgggcctataatgacaagtgatcagcatgaacttttcagtaagttgttgaaattgaaacctccagtcttcaagggtgctgaatcggaggatgcttatgattttctggttgactgtcacgagctactacacaagatgggtatagtagaacggtttggtgtggagtttgtgacttatcagtttcaagggaacgccaaaatgtggtggcggtcacatattgagtgtcaaccaatagaggcaccacctattacttgggcctcgttctctagcttgtttatggagaagtatatcccccggactttgagggataggaaaagggatgagttcctgagcctagagcaaggtaggatgtcggttaatgcttatgaggctaagttccgtgcactatccagatatgccactcaactctgtttcagtcctcaagagcggattcgccggtttgtgaaggggttgaggtcagaattgcggatttcggccttacaggtagcggcaacggcaaaatccttccaagaagtggtagactttgtgatagaagtggaaggagtgaagccagacgacttcaccacaacatcgacatcaaaaaggcttcgaaagggaggtgagtttaatggttcttacactagaggacagggttcgggaagttactcagtccgaccaattcagtcttcactacagactgtagttgggggaccacctcagaccggtcaacacttctccgaggggcctatgattgactccagagaatgttatggatgtggggagattggacatattaggaaaaattgtcccagacaaagttatagacccccaatagctagaggtagaggtggtcatggtagaggccgttattctggaggacgtggtggtcgaggtaatggtggtcaccaaaacggcagaggtaatgggaaaactggggccactacatcacaacatggtaggggcaacggacagacgaacgatagggcccattgttacgctttccctgggcggtctgaagcggaggcatctgatgctgtcatcacaggtaatcttctggtttgtgattgcatggcttctatattgtttgatcctggatccacattttcttatgtatcttcctcatttgctaatggtctaaatttacattgtgaatttcttgatatgcctattcgtgtttctactccggtgggtaagtctgtggtagttgaaaaggtatataggtcttgtgtggtaaactttgtggggagcaacacttatgtagatttggttatcttggcaatggatgattttgatgtgattctgggtatgacttggctttctccgcaatttgcaatcttggattgtaatgctaaaacggtgatgttagccaagcctgggatagacccgttagtgtgggagggtgactacacttccaatccggtccgcatcgtctcctttcttcgtgctaagaaaatgattagtaaagggtgtttagctttcttggcacatctcaaggatgacactacccaagtaccttcgattgagtcggtttcagtagttcgtgagtttctggatgtgttccctgcagatcttcctggtatgccaccggatagggatattgacttttgtattgatcttgaacccgatactcgccccatttctatacccccttatagaatggctcccgcggagttaagagagttaaaggcacaacttcaagagttattgaacaaaggcttcattagaccaagtgcatccccttggggtgctccggttttgtttgtaaagaagaaggatgggagttttcgaatgtgtatagactacagacaactaaacaaggtaaccataaagaacaagtatcctcttccccgcattgatgacttgttcgatcagttacaaggtgcttgtgtcttctctaagattgacttgagatccggttatcatcaattgaaaatacgggcaacggatgtgccaaagactgcttttcgaacgaggtatgggcattacgaatttgtagtgatgtcctttggtcttacgaatgcccctgctgcattcatgagcttgatgaacgggatttttaagcca